The genomic segment AAAGGAACTGCCGGCTGTCCGACGGATCGTTAATTGCTCCGGCCAACAGGGTATCTGCACTGCTGATAATAACTGACAGCGGCGTTTTTAACTCGTGAGAAATGTTGGCAATAAAATCCCTCCTGTAGCCTTCCAGTTTTTTGAGCCTGGTCAGGTCCGAAATTACAATAACGGCTCCCTCAATGGTCCCCCCGCTTCTGATAGGAGATATGCTGGCCTGCAGCGTAAGAGCCTCCCTGCCTGTAAGTGAAAGGTCCTTCTCAAGGGTTGCCCCTCCGTTTACCGCCTCCTGCGCCAGGTCTGCCAGTTCCCGGCTTCTCAATGCCTCCATTAGCGTGCGCCCCTTACCATCCTCTTCAGTAAGGCCAAAAAGTTTTTCGGAAGAGCGGTTCATTAAGATCACTTTCAGGTCCCGATCAAAGGCAATGACGCTCTCTTTCATCGAAAAGAGAACCGCAGAAAGTTTTGCCCTTTCAATTCTCAGTTTTTCTGTGGCATTGAACAGATTGGAGCTTATCTGTTCTATCGATCTCTCCACTTGCCCAAGCTCAAAATGGGATTTACTTATTATGGTCTTAGGCTTTTCATTCTTTAACAATAACAGCGAGATCTCCTTAAGCCTCTCTATCGGGTGCGAGAGATAACGCGAAAGCACTATGCTGAGCAGGACCGCAAAACCCAGAGCAAAAGCCATTGATACCAAAACCAGGCCAAAGAGCTCTTTTTTAAGCTCTTCTGCATAACTTACGGGCCTGGCCACCCGTAGATACCCTAAGATCGTTCCGCCCTCTTTAAGCGGCACCGCCGAATAGATCAGTTCTTTCTTTAAAGTGGCGCTGTATCTTTTTGAGGCACCGTATCCCGACCTTGCCGCATCCATTATTTCGCTTCTGCCCGAATGGTCGTCCAGCAGCATCAGTTGCGAAAGCGGCGTGTCAGAATCAGCAAGAACCTTTCCCCATACATCTATCACTGTAACCCTTGCTAAAATATCCCTGGATATGCCCGTGGCGATGTTCTGAAGCCTTGTTCTGTCCGCAGATAGCCCTGTTTGTAAGACCGCTCTTGCCGACAACAGGGCCTGCTTATGGAGCTCACTCTCGGTCTCTTTAAGAGAGATGCGGTCGGCTTTTTGAGGCGCGGTAACAAGAAAAACTGCAAAGCTTAAGAGGACCACACAAAAGAAAGAAACAAAAAGCAGTGTCTTATAGTTCCTTAGCATCCGGCGCTACTCTTTTTCCGAGAATTTGTAGCCTACCCCGTGCAGAGTGATTATATACTTGCCGGCTTTCTTGAGCTTTTCCCTGAGCCGCCTTATGTGCACATCAACCGTTCTTGTCTCTATTTCCGTGTCTATGTCCCAGACATTATCAAGCAGCTGGTTGCGGGTAAAAACTCTTTCCTTATTCTTTGCAAGATAGGCAAGAAGATCAAACTCTTTCGCCGTCAACTCCACGCTTTTCCCTGATGTCTTGACAACATGGGCATCAATATTGATCTCAAGATCGGGAAATCTAAAAATCTTTTCTTCGCACATCTCTTTGTTAACAGTCCTTTTTATGCCCGTCTTGATCCTGGCCATTAATTCTTTCATGCCGAACGGCTTGGTCACATAATCATCAGCGCCAAGTTCCAGCCCCACCACCTTGTCGGTCTCCTCGCCTTTTGCCGTTAGCATTATGACGGGTATGCGGGAGGTGCCCTCGTTGCGTTTGATAAGGTTAAAGACCTCTATGCCGTCAATGCCAGGCAGCATTAGGTCCAGCAGTATCAGGTCGGGCAGATTTTCCTTTGCGCTGATGAACCCGCTCTCGCCGTCGTGCGCCAGCAGGCAGCCAAAACCTTCTTTTTTGAGGTTGTAGCCGATCGTCTCGGCAAGGTCCTTTTCATCGTCAATTATGAGGACTGTTTTCATTTTGGATGGGCAGATGCTTGACCACCTTTGCTTCCACCATATAGACCACATCTTCGGCGATGTTCATCGCGTGGTCGCAGATGCGCTCGAGGAACCTGGCTATCAAAAGCAGAGGGATGGCTTTTGGCACTGTCTGGGGATCCCTCATCATTATCTGGGTAAGTTCATCCGTTATAAGGTCCCTTAATTTGTCCGCCTCGGTCTCCATAGCGTGTATCTTAAGGCTCCTTGTGCTGTCCTTTTTTACAAAAGTATCTATGCTTTCTTTTATCATGTTCTTGGCTATATCAGCCAATTTGGGAGTGTCTATCAGCGGCTTTAAAAGCGGCCACTTTAACATCTCAATGTTCTTCTGCGAGATGTCAACAGAAAGGTCCCCTATCCGTTCCAGGTCGGTGGCAATGCTCATGGCTGTTGTTATGAACCGCAGATCGGCCGCCATCGGCTGGCGGGTAGCTATCAGCGTAATTGCCCTGTCCTGGATCTCGAGTTCCAGGCTATCTATTCCGGAGTCGCCTTCTATCACCGCCCTTGCCAGTTTTTCGTCCCTGTTCTTTAGGGCTTCCACGCTCCTGTAGATAGAGTCCTGCGCGGTCTGCCCCATTTTTAGGATAAGATCGTTAAGCTCGGACAGTTCGCTGTCAAAGGTCCTTT from the Candidatus Margulisiibacteriota bacterium genome contains:
- the phoU gene encoding phosphate signaling complex protein PhoU — its product is MIERTFDSELSELNDLILKMGQTAQDSIYRSVEALKNRDEKLARAVIEGDSGIDSLELEIQDRAITLIATRQPMAADLRFITTAMSIATDLERIGDLSVDISQKNIEMLKWPLLKPLIDTPKLADIAKNMIKESIDTFVKKDSTRSLKIHAMETEADKLRDLITDELTQIMMRDPQTVPKAIPLLLIARFLERICDHAMNIAEDVVYMVEAKVVKHLPIQNENSPHN
- a CDS encoding ATP-binding protein — its product is MLRNYKTLLFVSFFCVVLLSFAVFLVTAPQKADRISLKETESELHKQALLSARAVLQTGLSADRTRLQNIATGISRDILARVTVIDVWGKVLADSDTPLSQLMLLDDHSGRSEIMDAARSGYGASKRYSATLKKELIYSAVPLKEGGTILGYLRVARPVSYAEELKKELFGLVLVSMAFALGFAVLLSIVLSRYLSHPIERLKEISLLLLKNEKPKTIISKSHFELGQVERSIEQISSNLFNATEKLRIERAKLSAVLFSMKESVIAFDRDLKVILMNRSSEKLFGLTEEDGKGRTLMEALRSRELADLAQEAVNGGATLEKDLSLTGREALTLQASISPIRSGGTIEGAVIVISDLTRLKKLEGYRRDFIANISHELKTPLSVIISSADTLLAGAINDPSDSRQFLSKIERHARNLALLINDILELSRLESGRTDPELVKVDLCSAANSCVSELREKAVARGVELVLMPCRSSAEVMGDEKHIRRALANLIDNAVNYTDRGGRVEVKVSKDGISSKVEVRDTGIGIPKDRLDRIFERFYRVDADRSRDTGGTGLGLAIVKHVMDLHKGRVLVESSPGQGSVFTLVFPRA
- a CDS encoding winged helix-turn-helix domain-containing protein is translated as MKTVLIIDDEKDLAETIGYNLKKEGFGCLLAHDGESGFISAKENLPDLILLDLMLPGIDGIEVFNLIKRNEGTSRIPVIMLTAKGEETDKVVGLELGADDYVTKPFGMKELMARIKTGIKRTVNKEMCEEKIFRFPDLEINIDAHVVKTSGKSVELTAKEFDLLAYLAKNKERVFTRNQLLDNVWDIDTEIETRTVDVHIRRLREKLKKAGKYIITLHGVGYKFSEKE